Below is a window of Nasonia vitripennis strain AsymCx chromosome 1 unlocalized genomic scaffold, Nvit_psr_1.1 chr1_random0010, whole genome shotgun sequence DNA.
GCAGCGCACACATCTCTCCCTCCGCTCGCCCGCTCTTTTGGGCCACCCCAACAAGCCCGCATACATCAAGTGGCGGCCCGAACGTGGGGCCTGACATCGTCAGCTGTGGTCTGAGATCACAGGCGAACTCATGACCGACGGAGCCATCCGGGCACGAACCAGAGGCGTTAGTCGCCCACACACCAACATCAACTCCCGGCCGATCATCATCCCTTCGAGAACTCCTCGATACCGCTTCACCATTGACTTCCGACAACTCAATGCCCGTACAGCATTCACCGGTCAAGAGACCTATCACCCGCTCACAAGCACTACTTCTGCGAGTAGAGAATAACGCAGTGGCGCCCAATCCCAGTAACAGCTCAAGTGACAACGAAAGCTCCAACCAAGAAGAGCGATCTCCATCACCTGAGCGCACGCCAGAACCACAGAACGAGAGCAACGCGTCAGACGTCGCACAGAGCGAAGAAGGCGCCCCAGGCGACGCGCTAGACGACGCTCCCATACCTAAAAGAAATCCGCCCGACATGGATAACGCAGGGAACAACGGAGGCAACGATGCCGCAGGAGGCGCAGGAGGCAACAGGGACGCAGGCCTCAGAGGCCTACCACCCGCAATGCAAAACTGGAACGCCTTCTGCCAGGCTTTGTACGGTCACAGACCACCTCTCCCTGAATTTAAAGGCCTTGGGCATGAAGACCCACAGCGCTACCTTCGCAAGTGCGAAGAATATATCGAATCCTACCAGATCCCGGAGGGTCAAAGGACGAGTGTCATAGAGAAGGGTTTGCGCGGAGACGCAGACAAATGGTGGCAATGCTACAAAACCCTTGATTTTGACTGGCCACGTTTTAGAGAGCTTCTCGCAAATCGCTTCGACAGCGACGCCATCAAGGGAGAACTGATCGCTCAGCTCTACTCCAAGAAGCAAGGCGACAAGGAATCCGTAGGAGCCTTCCTACAGGaaaaatacttgctctttcaACGGGTCAGACCGAATGAGACCGAGGCAAACAAGGTCAGCACCCTGGTCAACCTCGTCAAACCATCTCTCCGCAAGACCCTGCGCCCCGTTACGCTCGTCGACTTCGCGGACCTTCTAAACAGGTCCCTACAGGCCGAAAGGGACGAAGGAGAAGAAACGCAGAACAAACTAAAGGCAACCAAACCCGTCGTCAGCGACAACAAACCCGCCTCCCAAAACTCCGACAAAAAGACGACGCTTCCACAGTGCTGGCATTGCCCTGAGCGGCACTTCCACAAAGACTGCGCCGTTTACCAAGCCAAACGAGGAAGCCAGTCGGAAAACTGGCGCAAGGCGGCGGACAAACCGGCGTCCGACGCCACCAACTCGAACGACCGGAAGTAAGCTGCTTCGGCAGATCCGAACAGCTCCCGCGCATAAAAGTCAAGCTTCAAGGAGAGGAGATAATAGCACTTGTGGATACCGCAGCCTCCGCCAACGTGATAAAATCATCTCTCTTGCCCGCCGGCCAGCACGTAAGGCAGCGCTCGACGAGTTGTCAGCTGGCAGGCGAAGGCACGAAGCTCACAATAACCGGCGAAACCGATCTCAAGATAGAGATTCAGGGagcaattttcaatttacacacacacgtatccCCTAACATACGACACTCACTAGTGCTCGGATTACCCTGGTTAAAGAAGGAAGAATGCGTGGTGGACCTCACACAAGATGTTGTCTATCTCGGGCAACAGATCCGCATCACGGCACCACTCACGCATTGCGCGCCTCGGGAACAACCAGCCCTCATCAACATTGGTGAACTGCATCACGACCTCACAAGAGGCGATCTCACACGCCTACTCCAACTCTTGAAAGAGCACAGTGTCGTGTTTGCACGGGAGGGTCAAAAACTTCCACGAACGAGGACAGTCAAACACGTCATAAACATGGCCACCGAAAAGCCTTTTAGGCTACCCCCACACCGGGAATCCGAGACGAAGCAAAAGGAAATTGACAAACAAATAAAGGAGATGCTAGCGAGCGACGTCATCGAAAGAGCGACCTCACCCTATTGCTCGCCGATCGTCCTGCCTAAGAAGAAGGACGGGCGATATCGCTTCTGCGTCGACTACCGCCGGCTCAACGGCATTACTACAGACGCAGCACAACCAGTCCCTCACATCGCTGACGCGCTCAAGGATCTGGGCGACGCCAGCATCTTCACATCGATCGATCTGAAGAGCGGGTACTGGCAAATCCCAATGGACCCAGCTTCCAAAAAATACACAGCATTTTCAACAGCCTCTGGCGGCTGCTACCAGTTCAATGTCATGCCATTTGGCCTTAAGGCAGCCACGGGAACTTTCCAACAGCTCATGAGCCAAGAAGTACTAGTCGGATACCTCCACGTTTTCTGCTTAGTCTACTTGGACGATATCATAGTCTACTCCCGAAGCCTCGACGACCATTTTGTCCACGTAGCTAAGGTTCTGGAAAGACTACGCATGCACAACCTGACGGCTGCTTTAGAAAAGTGTCGCTTCGCCGTGGATCGTCTCGAATACCTCGGACACGTCATCACGAGCAAAGGCAACGAGGCCAAGCCAGAACACGTGCAAAAAATCGCCGAAGCGCCAGTCCCCACCACACGAAAACAGCTCCAATCATTTCTTGGCACATGCAACTGGCTACGGGAATACGTCCCTGGCTATGCCGAAATCGCCGCTCCATTAACCGACTTGACCACGGGCAAATCGGGTTTCCGATGGAACGCACGAGCGCAGCAAGCTTTCGAGAAGCTTAAAGAAGAACTTCAGAAACCGCTCAAACTCAGTCGACCACACCCAGGCTGGCCCTATATTCTTCAAACAGACGCCAGCGCCAAAGGCATGGGTGCCGTCCTTTATCAGGAACGACCTGACGGCAGTCGTAGCATCATCAGCTACGCCAGCGCCAAATTCAATCCAACCGAATCACGCTACCACAGCAACGAGCAAGAGTGCCTCGCGGCAGTCTGGGCCATCAAGCGCTATCGTCATCTGCTTGATAACCAACCGTTCACGCTACGAACAGACAACAAAGGTTTGACTTGGCTGCGCACTTTTAAGGACACGAGAGACAAGCTGAGGAGATGGGCATTGCTCCTACAAGAGTTCGACCCTAAGATTGAGCACTGCCCCGGAAAATCCAACCAGCTTGccgactttctctctcgcaaccCAGCCGACGAAACCACCGAGGGTGTCGACGATTACGAAAGACTCCTGCCGCCTAAGAGCGCCCCTGTCAGTTCCGAAAAACACCTGAGCATAAACCTCATCGAGAGCACCACGCCTCTTATCGACGAGATTCAGGCAGCGCAGCAAGCAGACCAGCACTGCACCAAGCTGGCAAAGAAGCTGCTAAAAGATGGAGCCGCAACCCAGGACGAAGCGTCCAAACACAAGATCGAGAACGAAATTCTCTGGATACGCGACACGGAGAAGTCCGACTGGAAAATCCTCGTTCCTCAAGCGCTGACTCCGCGAATTCTCCACGAACACCACGACTCGGTGTACGCCGGTCACCCCGGATCCGACGAAACCCTCAGAGCCGTCCAGCAACTATACTGGTGGCCCAGGATGAGAGACgacgtgagaaatcacgttCGCCAGTGCATGCTCTGCGCCTGCCACAAGAGTAGAGCCACTTCCTCAGGTCCGATGCGGCCACACCAACCCACAAAACCATGGGACACGATTGCCGTCGACCTCATGGGACCATACCCGCTCACAGCGAAGAAGCGACGCTTCATCTTCGTCATCACCGACCTATTCTCTCGGTGGACCGAGGCATTTGCGCTCGGCTCCTCCGACGCCAGCCGACTCACCAAGATCCTCGAGGAGGAAGTTTTCTCCCGCTGGGGGTACCCACGGGCTATCCTGTCCGACAACGGCCCTCAGTTCACTAGCAAAGCCTGGGAAAGCGCATGCGAGCGTTGGGAAGCACAGCTCTGGACGACTGCCATCTACCACCCACAAGCCAACCCAACCGAACGAAGGAACCAGGAGATAAAGAAAGGACTCCGAGTCCACCTACACGGACGCCGACATAAAGACTGGGACACACAGTTGCCCAAAATCCTCTATCAACTACGCAACCGGCGCAACGCCGCCACCGGACTCACTCCCGCAGAGCTGCTCATGGGCCGAGTGCTCTCGCGACCAGGGGACTGGAGGATTCCTCAGGCAAAGAACCCTCCCCCCACCCTACAAGAGCGCACTGCAGCCGCCCTGGCCAGTCAAGGCCAGTACCAGCAGAAGTACGCCAAGGCCCAAACCCCCGCATGCGGATTCAAGGTCGGCGACCTCGTCCACATACGGAACCACCCTCTGTCAAAAGCGGCAGAAGGTTTCCACGCCGGCTTCGCCCAGAAATGGGAAGGCCCGTACCGCGTGACCCACCAACTCAGCAGCGACATCTTCATGGTAGACAAGGACGGCAGTCCCACGAAAGTCTGCTCCAAGGAGCTGCAACCCTTCCACGGCCAGCAAGCAGCTGACCACACCCCATCGGCACCACAGACGTCGTTACGCCCCCCTGACGGGCACACGTCTTCCGCCACAACTCCTCGTAGAGCTCACGAGGACACCCAACCATTCAACGCCCCCACCGACGGCGGGCAACCCATCACACATTCGAGCGCCCGGACGGACGCTCAACCCGAGGACATCCAGGAGGATGCTCCATTCACAGACGATCAGCCCAAAGCCCCGTCTACAAGCACCCAGGAGGGAGCCACTCCTAGCAGCAGCCAGGAAACCGCCGCTCCAAGGAGCAGCaccgaggacgacgacgaatcGCACCGGCGATACAACCTTCGTCAACGGAAGAAAGTGAATTACCGTGTCTAAATACACGATGATAAAAACACTCAGTGAAGTGGTAGCCAAGACTGCGGTTAAGTGAATTAGTGTTTAAGTGAATTTAATTGCgagataataattttaaggGCGCCCTATTAGGTTAAGgtctttgtaaaaaaaaaaaaaaaaaaaaaaaaaaaaagagcgtgCGAACTTAGGTTAAATTTTATCTGTAAACAGCTGTCGcgaaacatatttttatatatacgttAAGTTCCGATCTACCTACGCCGAtcacaaataataataataacaataattaatgtaGTGCAAGTTGCCAGGCCCGTGCTCGAGAGCCTTTTATGTAAGGGGGGAATTGttataacccacccgcaggctctctcgcacaAGCCCCTAAACACGCGCAACCCGACATACCGTCACTATAGCGCACCGCGCCAGTAGTTCCGCGCCCGGCCGCTAGGCGTCCGACGCCACCAGTTCGCCCTCCCTATAGTGGGAGAGCGTTCCGGGGGGCATATAGAGGCGCCGGGCCCGGCGCTAAAGCATCCCCCCCTCCGATCAGATTCCGGATCTAGTATTGGAGCACGGTGCCTAGGCAACCTGCACAGCTTACCAGAACACGGAAATAAAtctgattttttgtttacgaATAAATTACTCTCGTAATTATTTCGCCTCCCCTTCCTTCTCGCATGCCGAGACCATCTTACGCAGCCTTACGGGCCGAATTGGAGCTCACTCGGCTCTATCTCACTCAGGCCCATCGGGCAGGAGTTTTGGAACGGCAACGTCGGCCTCCGCCAGGAGTCGACGCCGCCACTCAGACCGAGCCGACGAGCGCCCATCAAGACTGTGCTACCCAGGTGGATTGGCCTCCTCCGTCTCCGCCGCAACAGCCTGCTCCCGAGCCTGCAGTCGACGTCATCTGCGCCGAGTGGCCGGAGCACCTGGAACTGGTGGACACGTCCGCTCGCCCTGCCTCTCCTGACTTCCGAGCGCTCTTGGCGGCTCCTCCGACAGACCCGCCCCCAGCCGCTCTTCCACGGCTGAGCATCATCAGCAGGAAGATAGCAGCGGGCCAAGCCGCTCGGCCAGAGTCCCGCAAGGTCTTGCTGGTCTCCCCGACCAAACGGAAGGCGTCGCCCTCGCCAGCCGTCAGGAAGCGGACCGCCCCGCAAAAACCCGGGATCCCGAAGCCCAAGGTTGTCCGCGACGAGCTCCTCAGGACTCCGCTGCGACTTCCACCGAGGAAGAAGGCGGCTCACGCCCCTCATCCTCCGGTGTCCTTAGCCGAGGGAAAGATAGCTGAGGCGGCCATTGATCTAACGATCACCGACTAAAGCGCTCCGCGCCTCTTAGTCATTTTTGAGTGGACCGATCCCTCTTTGGGATTGGCCCCGcaataaatataaacacaAAGCTCCTCGGAGCTCCCCCTTTCCCCTTATACGAAACTGGGTGGTGCAGCCTTCACCGGGTTGGGCGGCCCTCCCTCGTCCAGACTCGCTCCAAGAGTCGACCTAGAGAGGTCCGAGCAGTGTCCGCTCTCTAGGCAACGAAGAAGCCAAGAACAAGGAACCTCAGCAGGCCTCCTCGCCTGTCTACCTGCTGTCACGCCGCCTGCCTGAGATCAGGCCCTCCTTCACTCCGCtcttcagagagagagagagcctcacGAGCACCAGCAGTTCTGCAGCAGCGCACACATCTCTCCCTCCGCTCGCCCGCTCTTTTGGGCCACCCCAACAAGCCCGCATACATCAACATTCTGAATATGATTAAAAAACATATACTTTAAATTACTCAGGCAAAATGGATCAAGAATGTGAATTCTGTAGTGCTAAACACTTTTTATTAGAATTACCAgttcataaaaaatatagcaaTTGTTGTCATCAAACAAagttgtaatttttatatgataatttttatatgtaatttttataagataaattttaatatccgATTTGTTTGTTGCAGTTGACTAATCGCAAATCATAAGAAAGTAAACAATTTATGCGATTAAtaagaaattataataatgcttTAGCTTTTGCCAGTTTTGGGGCTAAACTAGATATTGTTCCTGGCCATGGCCCTTAAGTTTTTCGCATTTGTGGTTAAACTTATCATAAAGCTTATTTATTAAACCTAGTAACAAAAGAAAACAGAAAATTTGgacaattatatataatagacAATGAAATAGCTAATGAAATTCGGTTTTTAACTGATGTAAAATGCAACATAAAATTACTAAATGAAATTGACAATATgttacgtaaaataaatccTTATGCTGAAGCATACAAAATGATGCATGAAGTTGAGAAAGAAGAATTAAAACGTGCTCGAAATGCCAATGAATTACCTAGAGAagttaaaatgtttattatacgGCAAAATTGTTCTAATAATAAAACCTTTGAACTTCCATCGTGTAATGAAGTTGCAGTAGTTTTTGTAGGCGAGGAAGGAGAACCTCTATTTAATCgtgatttttgtattaattctAAAAATGTAAAACCTGAACATAACAATTTGAATATACCCAGATAACAGCACGTGCCGGGCATAACGTGCTCTTGACGTGCCGCACGTCGTGCTGTCAATGTGCTGTCTTCGTGCTGTACTGCGTCGCGCTTCGGAAACGCCGGATGACGCGGCACGCtgtgccgtctctgtgctgTCGAATTGTCGTCACGTTTGTCAGCACATCGTACTGGCACTGTGCTTTCATGGTACCGGCACTTCTTGTCGTGTATGTTAAGCAGGGCATGCTTGCACCGTACCGTCTTACTGTCATCACACGATATTCGTCGGTAATGgatgttttttttatgtttttcaggcgtaataattaaatttaatattagatatatacaaaaattatatatttatctatatattttaattttataagcATGCGATGGGGTTCTTCGCGCCATGTATTGGTGAATTTTTCATCATACATCTCGCCGGCGGCAAGTTGACAACAATACAATAGTAAGCGCacgtataatatttatattacgtACGTATAAATAGTGGGTGCAGCAGCAATTAGTAAGTACTGCAAGCAGTGTAAGGATCCGAATCAAGGTATAATTagtttaatagtttaattattatatatatcaGCTATAGAttcgtttcttcttctttgaggttaggttccattttgcttccttcctaaggaagccttgtaatagtaattttttgagtttgtgtatttttatttatctgaGTATAAGCCCttgtgtttaatattttaattaaaatggaTAAtaggtttaaaaaatttcgttcTCGCAAACCCTTAGCTCAGTGCCGTCAGGCTTATAGGGCACGTATGCTTAGTTTTCTGAGGAAATCTTTTGATAGTGAAAGAAATGATATTTTAGTAGAGTCGGATAGAGGTTGTGCATCGAATAATATTGATACCTCTGGTGCAGCTTCCTGCGTTAGTAATGATGGTGATCGTGCTAGTGGTTATAGTGGTTCTAGTGGTGCTATGAGTGTTGACGATGATCATCTTTCATCAAGTATGATCAACGATGCTGACAATCATTTGCAAGATGATTGTGATGCAAGTGATGATGACAACAGCACTCATGCGCATCAAGATGTTTCATCTGATTCTGATTCTGGAGCTTCTACAGTGGAATCTAGAAGCGTTTGAAGACAAGCTGACTTTAGCATTTACTGAGACAAATATGACTCATGTGCAAGCGAAAGCCATACTTCAAGTGCTCAAGACTCATGAATGTTTTTCTGCTCTTCACGTAGACCCAAGgacaattttgaaaacaccAAGCTTATCAACTGTTCCTATGCAGATTGCTGGTGGAGAATATGTGCATTTAGGCGTAGCTAATGGTTTGATCAGGGCTCTTCAATCAACTCCTTCGCACTTGATTCCTGCTGAGcttaaattagattttaacACGGATGGAGCATCACTAGataaaaatagcaaaataGTGTTGTGGCCAATCCAAGTAAGGATTGCAAATATAGAAAATAGTGCTCCTGAAGTtgtaggtatatatagagGATCAGGTAAACCAGTTGACgcagtagaattttttcaaCCATTTGTGCAAGAAGTGCTTCAAATTTTAGAAGATGGGCTTCAGTTTTTACAggacaaaatattaataaaattaaggtGTTTTATTGCTGATGGACCTGCTCGATCCCTTGGATTAGGTCATCGTGGACACAACTCTACTGCCCCATGTTCTAGGTGTTGGGTTAGAGGTAAATGTCTACGTGCAGGTGTTATGGTGTACAAAGGTGTAAATTTTGTTGCTCGTACACTTGATGAGTATTTGAGTAGAGTTGATAGTGATCATCATAAGGGACCAGACTGTCCTATCGGTGCTCTTTCTTTTGATGTTGTTTCCAATACAGTGTTCGATTACATGCATTTAGTTTGTCTTGGCATCatggaaaaaatattgtgTGGATTGATCGATGGTAGGTTTTCAGAATTAGTTAAGCTTTCATCCCCAGTTCAAGTTCAAGTGTTGAGTACTCGGTTAGAGCAAGTCAAGGAGTACTGTCCTCTAGACTTTGCTCGAAAACCAATTGATATTGTAAAGCATAGCAAATTTAAAGCTACTGAGTTTCGAcaaattcttttatattcaGGTCCAGCTATATTTTATGGTCTTGTCAGTGATGCTGTTtataaacattatttattgCTCCATACAGCTATGAGAATTCTCATCAATCCTCGTTCAACTCCTCAATTCATCAATTTTGCAGAAAGTTGCCTTGAACTTTTTGTTAAAACAGCTCCTGATGTTTATGGTGTTgaatttttatcatataacACCCATTGTTTGCTACACCTTGCTGATGATGTAAGATTATTTGGACCATTAGAAGGATTTTCAGCATTCCCATATGAAAATAACATGAGTTATTTCAGGAAAATGTGTAGGAAACCAAATTTACAGCTGCAACAAATAGCTAATAGGCGAGCAGAAAATTGTTGAATCAACGTTTCtacaaaatttgataaaaaatttaggaAATTTATAGGTAAACATTCTAGAGGTCCAACCCCTTCAGTAAATATAGATAACTATGTTCAGTATAGATCAGTTGTTTTAGGAATGTACCGTATATCTGTTTGCCAGCAAGATAGCACTATTATTCTAAAAAATGGATCTATTTGtgttattgaaaatatcaTTCAGTTTTTAAATACTAAAGAATGTTATGtgcttgtaaaaaatttttcgacAGTAGAAAATTTCTTTGATCTCCCCTGTGCATCTTCATCAATTGAAGTTTTTCTTTGTTCTTCTTTGTCCTTGGACATGTCCCTGATAAACGTCAATGACATTGAAAGCAAGTGTTTCAGAATGCCATATTGGGCCAATACCATGAGTACCGATTGTCAACCAGGGTATTTTATCATTGTAAAGATGTTGTCATCGCATTTTACAAacaatgattaaaattaagtATTCTCTCCTAAGAACAGACGTGAGCTCTTACgttatatctttaaaaagctgCCTGAGTTAGCATGCCTGAATcgggaaaaaaaatatcgttatCGACATTTTCTTACagtagaatgattcactaatgtgataatgatatttttgaaaattgtgttGATTTTTCATCTACGATTTAATgccattattttaatttaaattttataaaatgcaGTAAGATCCATAGAAATAGTCGGTAAAATCatctaaaaaattacaaataatttttttaaaaaatgcgttttgaatttttttttttaattttgcactTGCTTTCAACTCTTACAAGAAAACTCCACACTTGGTCTAAAAGAGCGCACTTTACGTCCtcggtacacaatatactattcatttattttcgatttttatttcatcataTAATGTATCTTTCAGAGAATGCTCAGCGACGTTGAAGCGGatggcgaaaaaaaagaattccgGGAAAAAGGAGCTGCCAAAATTCTTGCCGTTCAAAACGGTGGCTGAACTGTTGGCGTTCGAAGAAATTTCCCAGGAAGATTATAACGACGTTGTAAGTATAATTATCTtccctttttaaaaaagagtacGAGATAAGTCAAGCCGACTAAAACGAGATTTGATTGGCTGCTTTTAAAAGGGCGCGAAAATGTAAAATCTAGGAAGTATTTACTTTAaacttttaaacaaattattattattcatatattttaGGTTGACTATTTGGAGTATTTAGGAGGCTATAATGCTCATGATGCCGCTGCTATCTACCTTAAGCAGTGCTTCCAGCCGACGGCAGACCTCGTGGAGAAGGTGACTTGGCTTGGCTCGCGGAAGAACGGCATAAGCGCATTAAAAGATACACGATTTGTGCAAGCTTGTGaaggtaaaaataatttatttatttgtaggGCTTTCCCTTGCAAGAGTCTAAGTCGGAATCAATATAATTTCTGcacatatacataaatataatattttttattttgcagaaGCTATGTCACAAAATAAAAGGATTGGGGAGGCTACCAAGACGGACTTAGCCACGGCGATGACAAAAGCACTGAAGTGCGTAAAAGAGGAGTATCGCCGCAAGAAAGCCATCAAGCGTGCTGCTGTCATCCCTCTGGAAAATGGGCCACTCCTACAAAGAAGGAGGGTCGAGGAAACCATAAATAATGGTAATAaagttgcaaaaaaaaatgatgacaaattttttttttaaatattattttatttaggATTCGACGACAGGGATGAGCTCGGTGACGACGAGTCTGGTGGCGGCGAAATTGGAGATGGCGAGCTTGGCGACGGGGGCGAACTTGGTGGCGGCAACGGCGAGATTGCAGACGACGGCGGCGAACTTGGCTACGGCGAGCTTGCAGGTGACGGCGAGCTTGGCGACGGCGGCGAACTTGGCGGCGGCAACGGCGAGCTTAGTGACGGGGACTTCGGCGGCGATGGGAACAACATCGACGGCGGCGAGAACGACATTATCGGCGACGAGAACGACACCGAGGAACTGGGCGGGCAAGAAGACGACGAGAACGAGATCGGCGATGACGCTGGCAAAGGCGAGTACGGCGATGACAttggcgacgacgacgagagcgaCCGCACTGCCCTTGTCAGCGATCACGACGAGGAACGCATCAGCAACGATCCCGATAACGATCCAgtttatgaatatttatttataaataaaaggtACGTTATTTAACTG
It encodes the following:
- the LOC116418362 gene encoding uncharacterized protein LOC116418362 produces the protein MAKKKNSGKKELPKFLPFKTVAELLAFEEISQEDYNDVVDYLEYLGGYNAHDAAAIYLKQCFQPTADLVEKVTWLGSRKNGISALKDTRFVQACEGKNNLFICRAFPCKSLSRNQYNFCTYT